One Rosa chinensis cultivar Old Blush chromosome 3, RchiOBHm-V2, whole genome shotgun sequence DNA window includes the following coding sequences:
- the LOC112193348 gene encoding GDP-mannose 3,5-epimerase 2, whose protein sequence is MGSAGESGYGAYTYEALEREPYWPSEKLRISITGAGGFIASHIARRLKNEGHYIIASDWKKNEHMSEDMFCHEFHLADLRVMDNCLKVTKDVDHVFNLAADMGGMGFIQSNHSVIMYNNTMISFNMLEAARISGVKRLFYASSACIYPEFKQLETNVSLKEADAWPAEPQDAYGLEKLATEELCKHYTKDFGIECRIGRFHNIYGPFGTWKGGREKAPAAFCRKALTSTDKFEMWGDGLQTRSFTFIDECVEGVLRLTKSDFREPVNIGSDEMVSMNEMAEIVLSFENKKLPIQHIPGPEGVRGRNSDNTLIKEKLGWAPTMRLKDGLRFTYFWIKEQIEKEKAQGTDLSLYGSSKVVGTQAPVQLGSLRAADGKE, encoded by the exons ATGGGAAGTGCTGGTGAAAGTGGTTATGGTGCATACACCTATGAGGCTCTTGagagggagccttattggcccTCAGAAAAACTCCGAATTTCCATTACTGGGGCTGGTGGCTTTATTGCCTCCCACATTGCCCGCCGATTGAAGAATGAGGGCCACTACATTATTGCCTCTGACTGGAAGAAGAATGAGCACATGAGTGAAGACATGTTCTGCCATGAATTCCATCTTGCGGACCTCAGGGTCATGGATAACTGCTTGAAGGTTACCAAGGATGTCGATCATGTGTTCAACCTTGCTGCTGATATGGGCGGCATGGGATTCATTCAGTCCAACCACTCTGTCATTATGTACAATAATACCATGATCAGCTTTAACATGCTGGAAGCTGCTAGGATCAGTGGAGTGAAAAG GTTATTCTATGCTTCCAGTGCTTGTATTTATCCCGAGTTTAAGCAGCTGGAAACCAATGTGAGCTTGAAGGAGGCTGATGCCTGGCCTGCAGAG CCTCAAGATGCTTATGGCTTAGAGAAACTTGCAACTGAGGAGTTGTGCAAGCACTACACCAAAGACTTTGGAATCGAATGCCGTATTGGAAGGTTCCACAACATCTATGGTCCTTTCGGAACCTGGAAAG GGGGCAGGGAGAAGGCTCCTGCTGCTTTCTGCAGAAAGGCTCTCACTTCCACTGATAAGTTTGAGATGTGGGGAGATGGACTCCAGACCCGATCCTTCACCTTTATTGATGAATGTGTTGAAGGTGTACTCCG GTTGACAAAGTCCGACTTCCGTGAGCCAGTGAATATTGGAAGCGATGAGATGGTTAGCATGAATGAGATGGCTGAGATTGTTCTTAGCTTTGAGAACAAGAAGCTGCCTATTCAGCACATTCCTGGACCTGAGGGTGTCCGTGGTCGTAACTCTGACAACACCCTGATCAAAGAGAAACTTGGCTGGGCTCCTACCATGAGGCTGAAG GATGGACTGAGGTTTACATACTTCTGGATCAAGGAACAGATTGAGAAAGAGAAAGCACAAGGTACTGACCTGTCGCTTTATGGGTCATCTAAGGTGGTGGGAACTCAAGCCCCAGTTCAACTTGGTTCACTTCGTGCCGCTGACGGCAAAGAGTGA
- the LOC112193889 gene encoding uncharacterized protein LOC112193889 produces MSDGALTVLDGTHLRAVDLSLPDSDVILTGGHVLDLADSKASSSLFGLSLPQGLKSSALKRVNVQDDDVFRQAELDRHQALKLAGDYIAAIADELKDDPLVISILDGNTIRLFLEDEDDFAMLAENLFTDLDAEDVGKINKSAIRSALVHMGVEMGVPPASEFPPLSDILTKHEANGEEELGQAQFAELLQPILQELAEALAKKNVVLIQNIKIVNGSKLRKLLADEKQLNNVVEKILQGKKDDLGSAEVIRSYLEKNGLELGLPPSEGDEAVAILYDLVFAELKEDKSALKEGEDKFENLVKKILEKLAEQLEANPVFHDTEH; encoded by the exons atgTCCGATGGAGCTTTAACGGTCCTCGACGGCACTCACCTGAGAGCCGTCGACCTCTCTCTTCCCGACTCTGACGTCATCCTGACCGGAGGTCACGTGCTCGACCTCGCCGACTCCAAAGCCTCTTCGTCTCTCTTCGGCCTGTCCTTGCCTCAAGGACTCAAGTCCTCTGCTTTGAAACGCGTCAATGTCCAAGACGACGACGTTTTCCGTCAAGCCGAGCTCGATCGCCACCAGGCTCTGAAGCTCGCCGGCGACTACATCGCCGCGATCGCCGATGAGTTGAAAG ATGATCCGCTTGTCATATCTATCTTGGATGGAAACACGATTCGGCTGTTTTTGGAGGATGAGGATGACTTTGCAATGCTAGCGGAGAATCTGTTCACTGATCTTGATGCAGAAGATGTAGGAAAGATCAACAAAAGCGCGATCCGGAGTGCGCTGGTTCACATGGGAGTTGAGATGGGTGTCCCTCCCGCTTCAG AATTTCCTCCACTAAGTGATATCTTGACGAAACATGAAGCTAATGGGGAAGAAGAACTAGGCCAAGCACAATTTGCTGAATTACTCCAGCCTATCCTACAAGAACTTGCAGAGGCCCTGGCAAAAAAGAATGTTGTTCTTATACAGAACATCAAGATTGTGAATGGTTCCAAGCTGAGAAAG CTTTTAGCCGATGAGAAGCAATTGAACAATGTCGTAGAGAAGATATTGCAAGGGAAGAAGGATGACTTGGGGAGTGCAGAAGTAATCAGGAGTTATCTTGAGAAAAATGGGCTAGAGTTGGGGTTGCCACCATCTGAAGGTGACGAGGCAGTGGCTATTTTATATGATCTAGTGTTTGCAGAGCTTAAGGAAGACAAGAGTGCTCTGAAAGAAGGCGAAGATAAATTTGAAAATCTTGTGAAGAAGATCCTTGAGAAACTTGCGGAGCAGCTAGAAGCTAATCCTGTATTTCATGATACTGAGCACTGA
- the LOC112192721 gene encoding probable aldo-keto reductase 1 isoform X1, giving the protein MRRVDQDLISYFRTKYRGNLEDRRRKRSRMAVQIPRVKLGSEGFEVSKLGLGCLGLSGYYNAPLAEEAGISIIKHAFDNGITFFDTSDIYGPETNEVLIGKALKQLPRDKVQVATKFGIVNIKKPQVTLNSSPEYIRSCCEASLKRLDVEYIDLYYQHRVDPSVPIEDTMEELKKLVKEGKIKYIGLSEASPETIKRAHAVHPITAVQMEWSLWTRDIEEEIVPLCRELGIGIVPYSPLGQGFFGGRAVVEAIPAKSHLDWLPRFQGENLEKNKDLYAETQRLAEKHGCSPAQLALSWVLTQGEDVVPIPGTTKIKNLDDNIGSLRVKLTKEDIEEISDKISINTVAGNNAPDAFFRCSWKFANTPPAKDGKIPS; this is encoded by the exons ATGAGGAGG gTCGATCAAGACCTCATTTCTTACTTCAGAACTAAATATCGAGGAAATTTAGAAgatcgaagaagaaaaagaagcagaaTGGCTGTCCAAATTCCTAGAGTGAAACTCGGGAGTGAGGGATTTGAG GTTTCCAAGTTGGGACTTGGTTGTTTGGGACTTAGTGGATACTACAATGCTCCACTAGCTGAAGAGGCTGGCATATCAATAATCAAGCATGCATTCGATAATGGAATCACGTTCTTTGATACATCAGATATTTATGGACCAGAAACTAATGAAGTTTTGATCGGAAAG GCATTGAAGCAGCTGCCTCGAGATAAGGTTCAGGTTGCTACAAAGTTTGGTATTGTAAATATCAAGAAACCGCAAGTTACACTTAATAGCAGTCCTGAGTATATACGCTCCTGCTGCGAGGCTAGCCTGAAGCGTCTGGATGTGGAGTACATTGATCTTTACTATCAGCACCGTGTAGACCCATCAGTACCAATAGAGGATACC ATGGAGGAACTAAAGAAGTTGGTGAAGGAGGGGAAGATAAAGTACATCGGATTATCCGAAGCCAGCCCAGAAACAATAAAGAGGGCACATGCAGTTCATCCCATTACAGCTGTACAAATGGAGTGGTCTCTTTGGACTCGCGACATTGAGGAAGAAATCGTCCCACTTTGCAG GGAACTTGGAATCGGGATAGTGCCATATAGCCCTCTTGGTCAAGGATTTTTCGGTGGCAGGGCAGTTGTGGAAGCTATACCTGCAAAGAGTCATTTG GACTGGCTTCCTCGCTTTCAAGGGGAGAACTTGGAGAAAAACAAAGACCTTTATGCTGAAACACAGAGGTTGGCTGAAAAGCATGGATGTTCCCCTGCACAACTCGCGCTTTCTTGGGTTCTTACTCAAGGCGAAGATGTTGTACCTATCCCTG GGACTACTAAGATAAAGAATTTGGATGATAATATTGGTTCCTTGAGAGTGAAACTCACCAAAGAAGATATAGAAGAGATTTCTGATAAAATATCTATCAACACAGTGGCTGGGAATAATGCACCCGATGCTTTTTTTCGCTGCTCATGGAAGTTTGCAAATACACCACCAGCAAAAGATGGCAAAATACCTTCTTAA
- the LOC112192721 gene encoding probable aldo-keto reductase 1 isoform X2 — protein MAVQIPRVKLGSEGFEVSKLGLGCLGLSGYYNAPLAEEAGISIIKHAFDNGITFFDTSDIYGPETNEVLIGKALKQLPRDKVQVATKFGIVNIKKPQVTLNSSPEYIRSCCEASLKRLDVEYIDLYYQHRVDPSVPIEDTMEELKKLVKEGKIKYIGLSEASPETIKRAHAVHPITAVQMEWSLWTRDIEEEIVPLCRELGIGIVPYSPLGQGFFGGRAVVEAIPAKSHLDWLPRFQGENLEKNKDLYAETQRLAEKHGCSPAQLALSWVLTQGEDVVPIPGTTKIKNLDDNIGSLRVKLTKEDIEEISDKISINTVAGNNAPDAFFRCSWKFANTPPAKDGKIPS, from the exons aTGGCTGTCCAAATTCCTAGAGTGAAACTCGGGAGTGAGGGATTTGAG GTTTCCAAGTTGGGACTTGGTTGTTTGGGACTTAGTGGATACTACAATGCTCCACTAGCTGAAGAGGCTGGCATATCAATAATCAAGCATGCATTCGATAATGGAATCACGTTCTTTGATACATCAGATATTTATGGACCAGAAACTAATGAAGTTTTGATCGGAAAG GCATTGAAGCAGCTGCCTCGAGATAAGGTTCAGGTTGCTACAAAGTTTGGTATTGTAAATATCAAGAAACCGCAAGTTACACTTAATAGCAGTCCTGAGTATATACGCTCCTGCTGCGAGGCTAGCCTGAAGCGTCTGGATGTGGAGTACATTGATCTTTACTATCAGCACCGTGTAGACCCATCAGTACCAATAGAGGATACC ATGGAGGAACTAAAGAAGTTGGTGAAGGAGGGGAAGATAAAGTACATCGGATTATCCGAAGCCAGCCCAGAAACAATAAAGAGGGCACATGCAGTTCATCCCATTACAGCTGTACAAATGGAGTGGTCTCTTTGGACTCGCGACATTGAGGAAGAAATCGTCCCACTTTGCAG GGAACTTGGAATCGGGATAGTGCCATATAGCCCTCTTGGTCAAGGATTTTTCGGTGGCAGGGCAGTTGTGGAAGCTATACCTGCAAAGAGTCATTTG GACTGGCTTCCTCGCTTTCAAGGGGAGAACTTGGAGAAAAACAAAGACCTTTATGCTGAAACACAGAGGTTGGCTGAAAAGCATGGATGTTCCCCTGCACAACTCGCGCTTTCTTGGGTTCTTACTCAAGGCGAAGATGTTGTACCTATCCCTG GGACTACTAAGATAAAGAATTTGGATGATAATATTGGTTCCTTGAGAGTGAAACTCACCAAAGAAGATATAGAAGAGATTTCTGATAAAATATCTATCAACACAGTGGCTGGGAATAATGCACCCGATGCTTTTTTTCGCTGCTCATGGAAGTTTGCAAATACACCACCAGCAAAAGATGGCAAAATACCTTCTTAA